The Papaver somniferum cultivar HN1 chromosome 3, ASM357369v1, whole genome shotgun sequence genome includes a region encoding these proteins:
- the LOC113357833 gene encoding alpha-galactosidase 3-like: protein MEPKKMAEIELIIFSPITLHLTVLTLLSSITLSASLRVLPISTPSTKNNNIFDTSLYGKLQLNNGLAQTPQMGWNSWNFFACNINETLIKETADALVDTGLAKLGYTYVNIDDCWSDLSRSSKGELVPDPKNFPSGIKALADYIHGKGLKLGIYSDAGVFTCEVRPGSLYHENDDASLFASWGVDYLKYDNCFNLGIEPQERYPPMREALNDTGRRIFYSLCEWGVNDPALWAGKVGNSWRTTEDIKDSWESMTTIADLNDKWAAYAGPGGWNDPDMLEVGNGGMTYQEYRAHFSIWALMKAPLLVGCDVRNMTAETFELLSNAEVIAVNQDHLGVQGRKVSVEGPGKCNQVWAGPLSGKRLAVALWNRCSETVTITAKWEALGLDSRSSVSIRDLWKHEDIPGNAVSKFSVEVESHDCKMYIFTPFTVTHSLI, encoded by the exons ATGGAACCCAAAAAAATGGCTGAAATCGAACTAATCATCTTCTCCCCCATTACTCTCCATCTAACAGTTCTCACTCTACTCTCTTCGATCACACTCTCTGCATCTCTTCGTGTATTACCAATCTCTACACcatccaccaaaaacaacaacatCTTTGATACATCTCTATATGGAAAACTTCAACTCAACAATGGATTAGCTCAAACACCTCAGATGGG GTGGAATAGTTGGAATTTCTTTGCTTGTAATATAAACGAAACGCTTATAAAGGAAACAGCTGATGCACTTGTTGATACTGGATTAGCTAAATTGGGTTATACTTATGTTAATATAG ATGATTGCTGGTCTGACCTCTCAAGGAGTTCAAAG GGTGAATTAGTCCCTGATCCGAAGAATTTTCCGTCTGGGATCAAAGCTCTTGCGGACTACATACATGGGAAGGGCCTTAAGCTGGGTATCTATTCTGATGCTGG GGTTTTTACATGCGAAGTTAGACCTGGATCACTATACCATGAAAATGATGACGCGTCACTTTTTGCATCGTGG GGTGTCGACTATTTGAAGTATGACAACTGTTTCAATCTTGGGATCGAACCACAGGAACG TTACCCCCCAATGCGTGAAGCCTTAAATGACACAGGTCGCAGAATTTTCTACTCACTTTGTGAATG GGGAGTGAATGACCCCGCACTCtgggctggcaaagttggaaATAGTTGGAGAACAACAGAGGACATTAAAGATTCATGGGAAAG TATGACCACTATTGCTGATCTGAATGACAAGTGGGCTGCTTATGCTGGACCTGGTGGATGGAATG ATCCGGATATGTTGGAAGTTGGTAATGGAGGCATGACTTACCAGGAATATCGTGCACATTTTAGTATATGGGCTTTGATGAAG GCTCCTCTTCTGGTAGGTTGTGATGTAAGAAACATGACTGCAGAAACATTTGAGCTTCTAAGTAATGCGGAGGTTATTGCAGTAAATCAAG ACCATCTCGGTGTTCAGGGTAGGAAAGTGTCCGTTGAAGGACCAGGGAAATGCAATCAG GTCTGGGCAGGTCCTTTATCTGGAAAAAGATTGGCAGTTGCGCTTTGGAACCGATGCTCAGAAACTGTTACCATCACGGCCAAATGGGAAGCACTAGGCCTTGACTCGAGATCCAGTGTTTCCATAAGAGATTTGTGGAAG CATGAAGATATACCAGGGAACGCAGTGTCGAAATTCAGCGTTGAAGTCGAGTCCCATGACTGTAAGATGTACATCTTCACTCCCTTCACAGTCACTCATTCTCTCATTTAG